One Natronobacterium texcoconense DNA window includes the following coding sequences:
- a CDS encoding DUF7096 domain-containing protein codes for MKGVTPVFLALLLVCSLPAIALVAADPGSEARSQFDESVQPTVAQQSDPVNTVNTTNRLSLPGDPETEYAEYGSDLGIALASSDDALRIDHEVFALSEREFDQANMTEQATMVEAAHERIQERIDDLEEREREAVRAHANDEQTTAELTQTLLRNYHEADELETTLNQLESRAERIPGYSLPSDELRADRDALSAYQTQPRTGLDIASETADADQQYEYVIQTTEEGYSLATIEGDVYLLETARFDNRDTTEPDQFSGFEHIDRANELYPWAADDTPPSRLHGDTRGFYWLEYSHAQGNLEVYLDAGTGDVYREIQELSISSLPVTDQNSWANESLEMSVNQTAANGPVEVTVTDEETGDPVPATVSIEDLENEETDLIELGETDPEDGTLRFVPPTGDFEITAETATNTVNGTVSSTG; via the coding sequence ATGAAGGGTGTGACCCCCGTTTTCCTCGCGTTGCTTCTCGTCTGTTCGCTGCCCGCGATTGCCCTCGTCGCGGCGGATCCTGGTAGCGAAGCCCGGAGTCAGTTCGACGAGAGCGTACAGCCGACCGTCGCCCAGCAGTCCGACCCTGTTAACACTGTCAACACGACGAACCGTCTCTCCCTCCCCGGTGACCCCGAAACCGAGTATGCAGAGTACGGTTCCGACCTCGGTATCGCACTCGCGAGCAGCGACGATGCCCTCCGCATCGATCACGAAGTGTTCGCGCTCTCGGAACGGGAGTTCGATCAGGCGAACATGACCGAACAGGCTACGATGGTCGAAGCCGCACACGAGCGGATCCAGGAACGGATCGACGACCTCGAGGAACGTGAGCGCGAGGCGGTTCGTGCTCATGCGAACGACGAACAAACGACGGCTGAACTAACACAGACGTTGTTGCGAAACTACCACGAGGCCGACGAGCTAGAAACGACGCTCAACCAGCTCGAATCACGTGCAGAACGAATACCTGGCTACTCGCTCCCGAGTGATGAACTTCGGGCGGATCGGGACGCGCTGAGTGCGTACCAGACCCAGCCACGGACTGGCCTCGATATCGCGAGCGAAACGGCCGATGCCGACCAGCAGTACGAGTACGTAATTCAAACGACCGAGGAGGGATACAGTCTCGCGACGATCGAAGGCGACGTGTACCTCCTCGAAACCGCTCGGTTCGACAACCGTGACACGACCGAACCCGACCAATTCAGCGGGTTCGAACACATCGACCGTGCGAACGAACTGTATCCGTGGGCTGCGGACGATACGCCACCTTCTCGACTCCACGGTGATACACGCGGTTTCTACTGGCTCGAGTACAGTCACGCTCAGGGCAACCTCGAAGTATATCTCGACGCCGGGACAGGCGATGTTTACCGAGAGATACAGGAACTTTCGATCAGTTCGCTGCCCGTTACCGACCAAAACAGCTGGGCGAACGAGAGCCTCGAGATGTCGGTCAACCAGACGGCGGCGAACGGCCCGGTCGAAGTGACGGTTACCGACGAAGAGACCGGCGACCCCGTCCCGGCGACCGTTTCGATCGAGGATCTCGAGAACGAAGAAACGGACCTGATCGAACTGGGAGAAACCGATCCGGAAGACGGTACGCTCCGGTTCGTGCCGCCGACGGGCGACTTCGAGATCACTGCGGAGACGGCAACTAACACTGTCAACGGGACCGTCTCGTCGACTGGATAA
- a CDS encoding type IV pilin has translation MPSAAAECCEADRGVSPLVGALALIVITVCLAAVVAVGAASWSLESTGPNAAVELEVDGDGSVLVFDHVAGDSIDVRELTLTIAIDGTELSHQPQLPFVGTEGFDGAPSGPFNAESDPHWRTGERATLTVADTNEPLLESGDTVTVVLAVDGHALAELEATA, from the coding sequence ATGCCGTCGGCGGCTGCCGAGTGCTGTGAGGCCGATCGAGGTGTCAGCCCGCTGGTCGGCGCGCTGGCCCTGATCGTAATTACGGTCTGTCTAGCTGCTGTCGTCGCCGTCGGCGCTGCCTCGTGGTCACTCGAGTCGACAGGCCCGAACGCGGCAGTCGAACTCGAGGTGGACGGCGACGGATCCGTACTCGTCTTCGATCACGTGGCTGGCGACTCGATCGACGTTCGCGAGTTGACGCTAACGATCGCGATCGACGGGACTGAGCTGTCGCACCAGCCTCAGCTCCCGTTCGTCGGGACGGAGGGGTTCGACGGTGCGCCGTCGGGACCGTTCAACGCCGAATCCGACCCGCACTGGCGGACCGGTGAGCGGGCGACGCTGACCGTCGCCGACACGAACGAGCCGCTGCTCGAGTCCGGTGATACCGTTACAGTCGTCCTCGCTGTCGACGGACACGCGCTCGCGGAACTCGAGGCGACGGCGTAA
- a CDS encoding methyltransferase domain-containing protein, which translates to MGVLENKARARLFYKYLSKVYDQVNPFIWNEEMRAEALELLDLEEDMTVLDVGCGTGFATEGLLEHIDEVYALDQSEHQLEKAYGKFGKRAPPVHFHRGDAERLPFATDTFDVVWSSGSIEYWPNPILALREFRRVLKPGGQVLVVGPNYPDNFLAQRLADSIMLFYDEHEADEMFKTAGFEDVKHAFMGPSYDPDVAITTVARAPE; encoded by the coding sequence ATGGGAGTTCTCGAGAACAAGGCCCGGGCCCGGCTGTTCTACAAGTACCTCTCGAAGGTGTACGACCAGGTCAACCCCTTCATCTGGAACGAGGAGATGCGCGCCGAGGCCCTCGAGTTGCTCGACCTCGAGGAGGACATGACCGTCCTCGACGTCGGCTGTGGCACCGGCTTCGCGACCGAAGGACTGCTCGAACACATCGACGAAGTGTACGCGCTCGACCAGAGCGAACACCAGCTCGAGAAAGCCTACGGCAAGTTCGGCAAGCGCGCGCCACCGGTCCACTTCCACCGGGGCGACGCCGAACGGCTACCGTTCGCGACCGACACGTTCGACGTCGTCTGGTCCTCGGGATCGATCGAGTACTGGCCGAACCCGATTCTCGCGCTCCGGGAGTTCCGCCGCGTGCTGAAACCCGGCGGGCAGGTGCTGGTCGTCGGCCCGAACTACCCGGACAACTTCCTCGCCCAGCGACTCGCCGACTCGATAATGCTGTTTTACGACGAACACGAGGCGGACGAGATGTTCAAGACCGCCGGCTTCGAGGACGTGAAACACGCCTTCATGGGGCCGTCCTACGATCCCGACGTCGCGATCACGACGGTCGCTCGCGCACCCGAGTAG
- the ahaH gene encoding ATP synthase archaeal subunit H, whose protein sequence is MPRPQVLERIKSAEQEADEIVAEAEEDRDERIAEARERAEEIRTQAQQDAQELKERRLEEAREEIDAECERVLEDGEDEREELAGRARDRIDEVTDHVVDLFQEDVHAQT, encoded by the coding sequence ATGCCGAGGCCACAGGTTCTCGAACGAATCAAGTCGGCGGAGCAAGAAGCCGACGAGATCGTCGCAGAAGCGGAGGAGGATCGCGACGAGCGAATAGCCGAGGCCCGGGAACGAGCCGAGGAGATTCGCACGCAAGCACAACAGGACGCACAGGAACTCAAAGAGCGCCGACTCGAGGAGGCGCGCGAAGAAATCGACGCGGAGTGTGAACGCGTTCTCGAGGACGGCGAAGACGAGCGCGAGGAACTCGCGGGTCGCGCTCGGGATCGGATCGACGAAGTGACCGACCACGTCGTCGACCTGTTCCAGGAGGACGTCCATGCTCAGACCTGA
- a CDS encoding V-type ATP synthase subunit I, with protein MLRPEKMSKVSVTGSKGVMPTVIETIHGLNLVHLSDYDGSWEGFDNGNPIEGADDASEKLVTVRALESTLDLSADEADPGSVRLADDWEGRLEEIRTQINDLDDQRSEVQEELRQVDERIDRLEPFAELGIELDLLSGYDSVDVSVGEGPTGQIEAALEAAEEIRTFETFTGGDVVAIVAAPAEDVDEDDDPIADALVGVEFTRHEVPDTEKSPSEYVDALEQQKRELEAEIERIDSDLAEIKRKDGAFLLRIEEKLTIEVQQAEAPLQFATTDRAFIAEGWIPTAEYDRLVAALEDAVGDSVEVEELEQASYDRHGATHTEDVAQGTQAAKDDEDGPSPDADEQEQQKAVTDGGSVVTMDDQPPTIQNNPRGAKSFEALVKAVNRPKYNELDPTILLFLTFPFFFGFMISDVGYGLLYVLVGYYMYQSFESPGITSLGGVAMWCGAFTIFFGILFGEFLGLHELGYIVFGDAGAPMGDKGLTPATAEFVNAWLIIAIALGVLHLNIGWILDFVENIQHGHGVWGAITHSGSWLLMLNGIWIWVFSAQAADVKPDFIYNAFDGQPFAFGFSGFPLMDVFTVPAAAEAIPAVGGALAGFDVTFPLLMVIAGFVLLAVGDPVELAEFAMPFAHVVSYARMTAVLLAKGGMAFVVNLLTFGAYQTPEGYRPFAAPWNAIPEGSTEMFPGLFHMGPAEFVVGILVFIVGHILVLLLGITSAGLQGIRLEYVEFFGKFYDGGGKNYEPFGTDRNHSED; from the coding sequence ATGCTCAGACCTGAGAAGATGAGCAAGGTCTCGGTGACCGGCTCCAAGGGCGTCATGCCCACGGTCATCGAGACGATCCACGGACTGAACCTGGTCCACCTCTCGGACTACGACGGTTCCTGGGAGGGGTTCGACAACGGTAACCCGATCGAAGGGGCCGACGACGCCTCCGAGAAGCTGGTGACGGTCCGTGCGCTCGAGAGTACGCTCGATCTCTCGGCGGACGAGGCCGACCCCGGTTCCGTCCGGCTCGCGGACGACTGGGAAGGGCGTCTCGAGGAGATCCGCACACAGATCAACGACCTCGATGACCAGCGCAGCGAGGTTCAGGAGGAACTCCGGCAGGTCGACGAACGGATCGACCGTCTCGAGCCCTTCGCGGAACTGGGGATCGAACTGGACCTGCTGTCGGGCTACGACTCCGTCGACGTCAGCGTCGGCGAAGGGCCGACGGGACAGATCGAAGCCGCGCTCGAAGCGGCCGAGGAGATCCGTACGTTCGAGACGTTCACCGGTGGCGACGTCGTGGCTATCGTGGCCGCACCCGCCGAGGACGTCGACGAGGACGACGACCCGATCGCCGACGCGCTGGTCGGCGTCGAATTCACCCGCCACGAGGTTCCGGACACCGAGAAATCACCGTCCGAGTACGTCGATGCGCTGGAACAGCAAAAGCGCGAACTCGAGGCGGAGATCGAGCGAATCGACTCGGATCTCGCGGAGATCAAGCGAAAGGACGGCGCGTTCCTGCTTCGCATCGAAGAGAAACTGACCATCGAGGTCCAGCAGGCGGAGGCTCCGCTCCAGTTCGCGACGACCGATCGGGCGTTCATCGCGGAAGGATGGATCCCGACGGCCGAGTACGACCGACTCGTTGCCGCACTCGAGGACGCCGTCGGCGACAGCGTCGAGGTCGAAGAGCTCGAGCAGGCGAGTTACGACCGCCACGGTGCTACGCACACCGAAGACGTTGCACAGGGTACGCAGGCGGCGAAAGACGACGAAGACGGTCCGAGTCCGGACGCCGACGAGCAGGAACAGCAAAAGGCCGTCACGGACGGTGGCTCGGTCGTCACGATGGACGACCAGCCGCCGACGATCCAGAACAATCCGAGAGGGGCCAAGTCGTTCGAGGCACTGGTCAAGGCAGTCAACCGGCCGAAGTACAACGAACTCGATCCGACGATCCTTCTGTTCCTGACGTTCCCGTTCTTCTTCGGGTTCATGATCAGTGACGTCGGGTACGGACTCCTGTACGTGCTGGTCGGGTACTACATGTACCAGAGCTTCGAGAGTCCCGGGATCACGAGTCTCGGTGGCGTCGCGATGTGGTGTGGCGCTTTCACGATATTCTTCGGGATCCTGTTCGGTGAATTCCTCGGACTCCACGAACTGGGCTACATCGTCTTCGGTGACGCCGGTGCGCCCATGGGAGACAAGGGTCTCACGCCAGCGACGGCTGAGTTCGTCAACGCCTGGCTGATCATCGCAATCGCGCTGGGCGTGCTCCACCTGAACATCGGCTGGATCCTCGACTTCGTCGAGAACATTCAGCACGGCCACGGTGTCTGGGGTGCGATCACCCACAGTGGCTCGTGGCTCCTGATGCTCAACGGGATCTGGATCTGGGTGTTCTCGGCGCAGGCAGCAGACGTCAAGCCGGACTTCATCTACAACGCGTTCGACGGCCAACCGTTCGCGTTCGGCTTCAGCGGCTTCCCGCTGATGGACGTCTTCACCGTCCCGGCAGCGGCCGAAGCGATTCCCGCCGTCGGCGGGGCGCTTGCTGGCTTCGACGTCACGTTCCCGCTGCTGATGGTGATCGCTGGCTTCGTGCTGCTGGCAGTCGGTGATCCCGTCGAACTCGCCGAGTTCGCAATGCCGTTCGCACACGTCGTCTCCTACGCACGGATGACCGCCGTCCTGCTCGCGAAGGGTGGGATGGCGTTCGTCGTCAACCTGCTGACGTTCGGGGCCTACCAGACCCCCGAAGGGTATCGACCGTTCGCCGCTCCATGGAACGCCATTCCCGAAGGCTCGACCGAGATGTTCCCCGGCCTGTTCCACATGGGACCGGCCGAGTTCGTCGTCGGCATTCTCGTGTTCATCGTTGGACACATCCTGGTCTTGCTACTTGGTATCACAAGTGCCGGATTACAGGGGATCCGACTCGAGTATGTCGAGTTCTTTGGGAAGTTTTATGATGGCGGTGGAAAGAACTACGAACCGTTCGGAACCGATCGAAACCACAGTGAGGATTAA
- a CDS encoding V-type ATP synthase subunit E, translating to MSLETVVEDIREEANARAEEIRSEAEARADEIVSEAEADAEEIESSAEQEVERETEQLREQRLSSAKLEAKQKRLEARRDVLEDVHEQAESELVALEGDDREELTRALLEAASEEFEDGDDVSVYGRADDQELIESILDEYDDYEYAGEYDCLGGVVVESEGSRVRVNNTFDSVLEDVWEDNLQEISNRLFDQ from the coding sequence ATGAGTTTGGAAACAGTCGTAGAAGACATTCGAGAAGAGGCCAACGCGCGTGCGGAGGAAATCCGTAGCGAGGCCGAGGCTCGCGCCGACGAGATCGTCTCGGAAGCCGAGGCCGACGCCGAAGAGATCGAGTCGTCGGCCGAGCAGGAGGTCGAACGCGAGACCGAGCAGCTGCGCGAACAGCGACTCTCCAGCGCGAAGCTGGAGGCGAAACAGAAACGCCTGGAGGCCCGCCGTGACGTCCTCGAGGACGTCCACGAGCAGGCCGAATCCGAACTCGTTGCCCTCGAGGGAGACGACCGCGAGGAACTCACTCGCGCTCTCCTCGAGGCTGCAAGCGAGGAGTTCGAGGATGGCGACGACGTCAGCGTCTACGGTCGTGCGGACGACCAGGAGCTGATCGAGTCGATCCTCGACGAGTACGACGACTACGAGTACGCCGGCGAGTACGACTGTCTCGGCGGCGTCGTCGTCGAGAGCGAGGGCTCTCGCGTTCGAGTCAACAACACGTTCGACTCGGTGCTCGAGGACGTCTGGGAGGACAACCTCCAGGAGATCAGTAATCGACTCTTCGACCAATGA
- a CDS encoding V-type ATP synthase subunit C, with translation MSLGASNTEYVNARVRARRASLFADEDYRKLIRMGPSGIARFMEESEYEREINELGTRFSGVDLIEYALNRNLAKHFQDLLDWSEGRIEDLIGRYLRKFDVWNLKTIIRGIYTDTPAEDIRTDLIRAGELDDATIDRLLEVDEIEDAIEILDGTTYYEPLREGYEEFEETGVLVPLENALDREFYEHLLDDLGRPQEGPEAKYVEFLQAEIDFRNARNALRLARSGADLDPATYYIEGGVLFEESELNRLVADYDELVDHIAENKRYGDRLSGALDRLRDADSLIQFEHALDAALLEYADTLSSIYPVSVSAVLSYILAKEREVENIRAIARGREVGLDESEIEEELVIL, from the coding sequence ATGAGTCTAGGTGCCTCCAACACGGAGTACGTCAACGCTCGCGTCCGAGCACGACGAGCGTCGCTGTTTGCGGACGAAGATTACCGCAAACTGATCCGAATGGGGCCAAGCGGAATCGCGCGGTTCATGGAAGAGTCGGAGTACGAACGCGAGATCAACGAACTCGGGACGCGGTTCTCGGGCGTCGACCTGATCGAATACGCCCTGAACCGCAACCTCGCGAAGCACTTCCAGGACCTGCTCGACTGGTCCGAAGGCCGCATCGAGGACCTCATCGGTCGCTACCTCCGAAAGTTCGACGTCTGGAACCTCAAGACGATCATCCGCGGGATCTACACCGACACGCCCGCCGAGGACATCCGGACGGACCTCATTCGGGCCGGTGAACTCGACGACGCGACGATCGACCGGCTGCTCGAGGTCGACGAGATCGAGGACGCCATCGAGATCCTCGACGGGACGACCTACTACGAGCCGCTCCGTGAAGGCTACGAGGAGTTCGAGGAGACCGGCGTCCTCGTCCCTCTCGAGAACGCACTCGACCGCGAGTTCTACGAGCACCTGCTCGACGACCTCGGTCGCCCCCAGGAGGGGCCGGAAGCGAAGTACGTCGAGTTCCTGCAGGCCGAGATCGACTTCCGGAACGCCCGCAACGCACTGCGACTCGCTCGCAGCGGTGCCGACCTCGATCCGGCGACCTACTACATCGAGGGTGGCGTCCTGTTCGAGGAGTCGGAACTGAACCGACTCGTCGCGGACTACGACGAACTCGTCGATCACATCGCCGAGAACAAACGCTACGGCGACCGACTCTCCGGAGCACTGGATCGGCTGCGCGATGCTGACAGCCTTATCCAGTTCGAGCACGCACTAGACGCTGCGTTGCTCGAGTACGCGGATACCCTCTCGAGTATCTATCCGGTGTCGGTGTCGGCCGTGTTGTCGTACATCCTCGCGAAAGAACGCGAGGTCGAGAACATCCGCGCGATCGCACGGGGCCGTGAGGTCGGTCTCGACGAAAGCGAAATCGAAGAGGAGCTGGTGATCCTATGA
- a CDS encoding V-type ATP synthase subunit F has protein sequence MSQEIAVVGSPEFTTGFRLAGVRRFENVPDDEKDDELDDAVTDVLADEGVGIVVMHDDDLDYLSRGVRQDVETSVEPVVVTIGSGTGGGGLRDQIKRAIGIDLMEEDEDS, from the coding sequence ATGAGCCAGGAGATCGCAGTCGTCGGCAGTCCGGAGTTCACTACCGGTTTCCGCCTCGCGGGAGTCCGGCGCTTCGAGAACGTCCCGGACGACGAGAAAGACGACGAACTGGACGACGCAGTGACGGACGTCCTCGCGGACGAGGGCGTCGGTATCGTCGTCATGCACGACGACGACCTCGACTACCTCTCACGGGGCGTTCGTCAGGACGTCGAGACGAGCGTCGAACCGGTCGTCGTCACCATCGGCAGCGGAACCGGTGGCGGCGGACTGCGCGACCAGATCAAACGCGCGATCGGTATCGACCTAATGGAAGAGGACGAAGACAGCTAA
- a CDS encoding ATP synthase subunit A encodes MSQAEDIESVDEDGVIESVSGPVVTAMDLDARMNDVVYVGDEGLMGEVIEIEGNLTTIQVYEETSGVGPGEPVENTGEPLSVDLGPGMLDSIYDGVQRPLDVLEDKMGTAFLDRGVDAPGIDLEKKWEFEPEVEEGDEVEPGDVVGIVSETVTIDHKVMVPPDYEGGEVTSIESGEFTVEETVAELSSGEEIQMRQEWPVREARPAGNKETPTEPLVTGQRVQDGLFPLAKGGTAAIPGPFGSGKTVTQQQLAKWSDADIVVYIGCGERGNEMTEVIEDFPELPDPQTGNPLMARTCLIANTSNMPVAARESCIYTGITIAEYYRDMGYDVALMADSTSRWAEAMREISSRLEEMPGEEGYPAYLAAALSEFYERAGKFQLINGDEGSISVVGAVSPPGGDFSEPVTQNTLRIVKTFWALDADLAERRHFPSINWNESYSLYKDQLDPWWESEIADDWSEVRQWAVDTLDEEDELQEIVQLVGKDALPEDQQLTLEVARYLREAWLQQNALHDVDTYCEPEKTYRMLTAIKTFNDEAFDALEAGVPVDEIQDVDAAPRLNRMGTSEDWEAFIEDIESDLEEQLRALY; translated from the coding sequence ATGAGCCAGGCAGAAGACATCGAATCCGTCGACGAAGACGGTGTAATCGAAAGCGTGAGCGGTCCGGTCGTGACCGCCATGGACCTCGACGCCCGGATGAACGACGTCGTCTACGTCGGCGACGAAGGACTGATGGGCGAGGTTATCGAGATCGAAGGGAACCTGACCACCATTCAGGTGTACGAGGAGACGTCCGGCGTCGGCCCGGGCGAACCCGTCGAGAACACGGGCGAGCCCCTTTCCGTCGACCTCGGACCCGGTATGCTCGACTCTATCTACGACGGCGTCCAGCGTCCGCTGGACGTCCTCGAGGACAAGATGGGGACGGCGTTCCTCGACCGCGGGGTCGACGCCCCCGGTATCGACCTCGAGAAGAAGTGGGAGTTCGAGCCCGAAGTCGAGGAAGGCGACGAAGTCGAACCCGGCGACGTCGTCGGGATCGTCTCCGAGACGGTCACCATCGACCACAAGGTCATGGTGCCGCCGGACTACGAGGGTGGCGAAGTCACCTCGATCGAGAGCGGCGAGTTCACGGTCGAAGAGACCGTCGCCGAACTCTCCTCCGGCGAGGAAATCCAGATGCGCCAGGAGTGGCCGGTCCGTGAGGCCCGACCTGCGGGCAACAAGGAGACGCCGACCGAGCCGCTCGTGACGGGACAGCGCGTCCAGGACGGACTGTTCCCGCTCGCGAAGGGTGGGACGGCGGCGATTCCCGGTCCCTTCGGTTCCGGGAAGACCGTCACCCAGCAGCAACTCGCCAAGTGGTCCGACGCGGACATCGTCGTCTACATCGGCTGTGGCGAGCGTGGCAACGAGATGACCGAGGTCATCGAGGACTTCCCGGAACTGCCGGACCCACAGACCGGGAACCCGCTGATGGCCCGGACCTGCCTCATCGCCAACACGTCGAACATGCCCGTCGCAGCCCGTGAATCCTGTATCTACACGGGTATCACGATCGCCGAGTACTACCGCGACATGGGCTACGACGTCGCGCTGATGGCCGACTCCACCTCCCGGTGGGCAGAGGCCATGCGTGAGATTTCGAGCCGACTCGAGGAGATGCCCGGCGAGGAGGGGTACCCTGCGTACCTCGCCGCCGCGCTCTCCGAGTTCTACGAGCGAGCCGGCAAGTTCCAGCTGATCAACGGCGACGAGGGATCGATTTCGGTCGTCGGTGCCGTTTCGCCGCCGGGCGGGGACTTCTCCGAGCCGGTCACCCAGAACACGCTGCGTATCGTCAAGACGTTCTGGGCGCTGGACGCCGACCTCGCGGAACGTCGGCACTTCCCGTCGATCAACTGGAACGAGTCCTACTCGCTATACAAGGACCAGCTCGACCCCTGGTGGGAGTCCGAGATCGCCGACGACTGGTCGGAGGTCCGCCAGTGGGCTGTCGACACCCTCGACGAAGAGGACGAACTGCAGGAGATCGTCCAGCTCGTCGGCAAGGACGCGCTGCCGGAAGACCAGCAGCTCACGCTCGAAGTCGCTCGCTACCTGCGTGAGGCCTGGCTCCAGCAGAACGCACTCCACGACGTCGACACCTACTGTGAACCCGAGAAGACCTACCGGATGCTGACGGCGATCAAGACCTTCAACGACGAGGCCTTCGATGCGCTCGAGGCAGGCGTCCCGGTCGACGAGATCCAGGACGTCGACGCTGCACCGCGACTCAACCGGATGGGCACCTCCGAGGACTGGGAGGCGTTCATCGAGGACATCGAGAGCGATCTCGAAGAACAACTGCGAGCACTGTACTAA
- a CDS encoding ATP synthase subunit B — MKEYQTITEISGPLVFAEVDEPVGYDEIVEIETPQGETLRGQVLESSEGIVSIQVFEGTGGIDRNASVRFLGETMKMPVTEDLLGRVLDGSGNPIDDGPEIVPDKRQDIVGEAINPFSREYPEEFIQTGVSAIDGMNTLVRGQKLPIFSGSGLPHNELALQIARQATVPEEEEGDGEGSEFAVIFGAMGITQEEANEFMDDFERTGALERSVVFMNLADDPAVERQVTPRLALTTAEYLAFEKDYHVLVILTDMTNYCEALREIGAAREEVPGRRGYPGYMYTDLAQLYERAGRIEGKDGSVTQIPILTMPGDDDTHPIPDLTGYITEGQIMMDRDLNSQGIEPPINVLPSLSRLMDDGIGEGLTREDHGDVSDQMYAAYAEGEDLRDLVNIVGREALSERDNKFLDFADRFETEFVQQGYDTNRSIEETLDLGWDLLSMLPKTELNRIDEDLIEEHYREEAVEATADD, encoded by the coding sequence ATGAAAGAGTACCAGACTATCACGGAAATCAGCGGTCCGCTGGTGTTCGCCGAAGTCGACGAACCCGTCGGCTACGACGAGATCGTCGAGATCGAGACACCACAGGGCGAGACCCTGCGCGGACAGGTACTGGAATCGAGCGAAGGTATCGTCTCGATCCAGGTGTTCGAAGGGACTGGCGGTATCGACCGCAACGCCTCCGTTCGCTTCCTGGGCGAGACGATGAAGATGCCCGTCACCGAGGATCTGCTCGGACGGGTGCTCGACGGCTCCGGGAACCCGATCGACGACGGTCCGGAGATCGTCCCCGACAAGCGACAGGACATCGTCGGCGAGGCGATCAACCCCTTCTCGCGTGAGTACCCCGAGGAGTTCATCCAGACCGGCGTCTCCGCCATCGACGGCATGAACACGCTGGTTCGTGGCCAGAAGCTGCCGATCTTCTCCGGATCGGGGCTGCCACACAACGAACTCGCGCTCCAGATCGCCCGTCAGGCGACCGTGCCGGAAGAAGAGGAAGGCGACGGCGAAGGCTCGGAGTTCGCAGTCATCTTCGGTGCGATGGGGATCACCCAGGAAGAGGCAAACGAGTTCATGGACGACTTCGAGCGCACCGGTGCGCTCGAGCGGTCGGTCGTCTTCATGAACCTCGCGGACGACCCGGCAGTCGAACGTCAGGTCACGCCGCGACTCGCACTTACCACGGCCGAATACCTCGCCTTCGAGAAGGACTACCACGTGCTGGTCATCCTCACGGACATGACCAACTACTGTGAGGCGCTTCGTGAGATCGGTGCCGCACGTGAGGAGGTTCCGGGCCGACGTGGTTACCCGGGTTACATGTACACCGACCTGGCTCAGCTCTACGAGCGCGCCGGTCGTATCGAAGGCAAGGACGGATCTGTCACCCAGATTCCGATCCTGACGATGCCCGGCGACGACGACACCCACCCGATTCCGGACCTGACTGGCTACATTACCGAGGGCCAGATTATGATGGATCGGGACCTGAACAGCCAGGGTATCGAGCCGCCGATCAACGTCCTGCCCAGCCTGTCGCGGCTGATGGACGACGGTATCGGTGAGGGCCTGACCCGCGAAGACCACGGCGACGTCTCCGACCAGATGTACGCCGCCTACGCTGAGGGTGAGGACCTGCGCGACCTCGTGAACATCGTCGGTCGCGAAGCACTCTCCGAGCGGGACAACAAGTTCCTCGACTTCGCCGACCGCTTCGAAACGGAGTTCGTCCAGCAGGGGTACGACACCAACCGTTCGATCGAGGAGACGCTCGATCTCGGCTGGGACCTGCTCTCGATGCTCCCCAAGACGGAACTCAACCGTATCGACGAGGACCTCATCGAAGAGCACTACCGCGAAGAGGCAGTCGAAGCCACCGCGGACGACTGA